Below is a window of Candidatus Cetobacterium colombiensis DNA.
GTATTGTTGGAATTTTATTCAACGGAATTTTAAACTATCTATTTATTTTTGGTAAATTTGGAGCTCCTAAAATGGGTGTTGCTGGAGCTGCATTGGGAACAACAATTTCAAGAGCGATGGAATTAAGTTTTGTTCTTTTCATGATCTATAAATATGACAATGTTATTGCTACTAAATTTCACGGTCTAAAAGAACTATCTATTGCTAAATTTAAAGAATTTTTTAAAATTGCATCGCCAGTTATTTTTAATGATATCATGTGGATTTTAGGTATCTCAACATATTCCATTGCCTATGCTAAACTAGGAGTTAATGCTACAGCAACAATGCAAATTGCAATCACTGTTAATAATATGTTTAATATTTTCGGTATAGGTATTGGAGCAGCTTCTGCTATTATTATTGGTAATAAAATTGGAGCTGGATTAAAAGATGAAGCTCATTCACTTTCTATTAAAATCTCTCAATTTGGAGTTTTATTAGGATTTGTAATTGGAATTGCTTTTTATTTTATCTCACCTCTCGTTGTAAGTGCATTTAAAATAACCCCTGAAACAGCAAGAAATGTAATTATTGTATTAAAAATAATGGCGTTCTTTATTCCAGCAAGATTTTATGCTATTATACAAGTAATAGGTACTTTAAGAGGTGGAGGAGATGTTGTTTATGCAATTGCTACTGAAATGATTGGAATTTGGATAATTGGAATTCCTATGGCTTTTGCTGCTATTCACTTCATTCCCGGATTATCTATAACAACTCTATACTTTATAATATGTTTAGAGGAACTTGTTAAATGTGCCATAACATATCCTCGTGTTACATCTTATAAATGGATTAGAAGTTTAGTTTAGGAGGTTTTATGTTATCCGTAATTATTTTACTTGTAGGAGTAGTTTTTTTAGTATTTGGAGCAAATTTTCTAGTTGATGGTGCTTCTGTAATTGCCAAAAAATTTAATATTCCTAATATTGTTATTGGTCTTACAATTGTAGCTTTTGGAACTTCTGCTCCTGAGCTTGTTGTAAATGTTATTTCTGCATTAAATGGAAAATCTGCAATAACATTAGGTAATGTTATTGGTAGTAACGTTATTAACATTCTTGTTATTTTAGGAATTACAGCACTTATTTATCCTTTAACAGTAGGAAGAAATACCGTTAGATTTGAAATTCCAATAGCACTTTTTGCCTCTGTTTTAACATATGTTTTATCTAAAAATGGAATACTTAGTAGAGTAGATGGATTTATATTACTTGGATTTTTCATTCTATTTCTTATGTATAACACATATTTAACTGTTACAAATAGAGAAGAAAGTGAACTTGATGTAAAAAACTATACTTTGCCTATTGCCATAGGAGTAACAATTTTAGGTTTTATTCTTCTAGTTTTCGGAGGTAAATTTATTGTTGATTCTGCTGTTGATTTAGCTAGAAATTTTGGAATCTCAGAAAGAGTTATATCTGTTACAGTTGTTTCTCTAGGAACTTCTTTACCTGAGCTTGCAACTTCAGTTGTTGCTGCATTTAAAAAAAATACAGATATTGCTATTGGAAATGTTGTAGGTTCTAATATTTTTAACACTTTCTTTATTTTAGGAATTTCTACTGTTATAGCCCCTATCGCTATTCCAAGTGGAGCTATGATCGATTTAATTTTAAATATGGCCGCTGCTATTTTACTTTTAGTTTTTGTTTTAAGAGGTTATAAATTAAAAAGAATTCATGGTTTATTCTTTTTAGCTATTTATTCTGCTTACTTATATTCTCTTTTTAAATAATTCTCTAGATAGGAGGTATTAAAATTAAAGTTATATATGAAAATACAAACTCTCCTATAGGAGTTGTCCAAATCATACATGGAATGAGTGAGTATTCTAATAGATATCTCGAATTCACTAATTTCCTAAATAAAAATAGATATGTTGTGGTTTTATCTGATCATAGAGGCCATGGTGAAAAAGCTCTTTTAAACGGAACTTTAGGAAATTTTACTGGTTCTTTTGATACTTTAGTTTTTGATCAAGTTAATATTAGCAAAGAAATAAAAGAGCTGTTTCCTAATTTACCTATTTTTATTTTAGGTCATAGTATGGGATCTTTTATAGCACAAAAACATATGAAAGTCTATTCTAAAGAGA
It encodes the following:
- a CDS encoding calcium/sodium antiporter, whose product is MLSVIILLVGVVFLVFGANFLVDGASVIAKKFNIPNIVIGLTIVAFGTSAPELVVNVISALNGKSAITLGNVIGSNVINILVILGITALIYPLTVGRNTVRFEIPIALFASVLTYVLSKNGILSRVDGFILLGFFILFLMYNTYLTVTNREESELDVKNYTLPIAIGVTILGFILLVFGGKFIVDSAVDLARNFGISERVISVTVVSLGTSLPELATSVVAAFKKNTDIAIGNVVGSNIFNTFFILGISTVIAPIAIPSGAMIDLILNMAAAILLLVFVLRGYKLKRIHGLFFLAIYSAYLYSLFK
- a CDS encoding MATE family efflux transporter; protein product: MFQKIKFEKSFIKMLMALAIPIILQSLITASLNLLDNIMVGKLGESEIAAVGLSNQFYMIFFYSVAGVGMGASIFMSQLWGKKDVKKIHEFLDLSLLISLGVSIFFAAIALIFPAKIIHIFLNDPIVTSLGVSYLRIVAVSYILSSITLAYSMALRSTAQTKLPMYGSIVGILFNGILNYLFIFGKFGAPKMGVAGAALGTTISRAMELSFVLFMIYKYDNVIATKFHGLKELSIAKFKEFFKIASPVIFNDIMWILGISTYSIAYAKLGVNATATMQIAITVNNMFNIFGIGIGAASAIIIGNKIGAGLKDEAHSLSIKISQFGVLLGFVIGIAFYFISPLVVSAFKITPETARNVIIVLKIMAFFIPARFYAIIQVIGTLRGGGDVVYAIATEMIGIWIIGIPMAFAAIHFIPGLSITTLYFIICLEELVKCAITYPRVTSYKWIRSLV